TGACTTGTCAGACAAAAAGTATCCTCGCCTATACATTTGCCTATAAATAAATTAAATAATTAATAAACTTTTTGCTTTACTTATATTTATTCCATCAAACACTAGTAAAATTTACTAATTTTTTAATTTAGGCTATGCATTGTTTAGAGATATTTTTTAAACTTATTTTTATGTCTTTCTAATCCAACTCAAAACACAAACAGTCTATTGCGATCTGTATCATAAGAGTCTTTTAATTAGATTTTTGTAGAATTATGCTATATATAATATCTTTTGGGAATATAATATGTCTAGGAAGCTAAAAAAAGGAAATCGTCTTGAAAAAGAGGCTAATCAGCTTATGTCAAAATATGCATATAAGCATAATTTAGACAAAAAAGACAAAGAAGAGGAAACGTATAGAACTTGCCTAAGAAGACAAAGAGATAAAATTTTATATTCTGGTGGTTTTAGAAGGCTTCAAGGTAAAGCTCAGGTAATGCCCACTCACAAATTGGGAGATCACAGAACGAGGCTAACTCATACACTAGAAGTAGAACAAATAGCTATAAGTGTAGCGGATGCGCTTGGCTTAAACAAAGATTTAGTTTCGGCAATAGCATTAGGGCATGATGTTGGTCATACACCATTTGGTCACGCCGGAGAAAAAATTTTAAATGAGCTATTAAAAGATTGCGGAGGATTTTATCATCCAATTCAAAGCGTAAAATATCTCTGGGAAAAATATGGAGATAAAATTTCATATGTAGTTTATGAAGGTATATTAAAACATGATTCTGACATGTACTGTATAGAAAAAGATAAAAAAGAAAATATTGTTAAAAATCACTTTATTCCTATTTCAAATAAAAAGATTCAAACTAGTCTTAATGAAAAAAAAGATAACTTTTTGGAAGCAGAGCTTTGCACTCCGCCCAGCACATTGGAGGCGCAAGTAGTAATATGGGCAGATAAGATAGCTTATATTACTCATGATTTTGAGGATTTTCAAAAAACAGAATTGTATGCTGATATTGCCAAAAGTCATCCTGATGTAAAAAATGATATTGAGAAAGCCATAGTGAATATTACAGGTAAAAATATGGATATTTTTCAAACAAGGGATTTAGTCAGACCTTTGACTACCAGTTTAATTAAGCAGAGTTTTAATAATTTAAATAGTATGGAAATAGAAAATATTAAAAATGAGACATATAAAAAAATATTGGAAAAAGAAAAAAATATTGAAACAAAAGATAAGAAAAAAAGAAAAAGAAAAGCATATCTGAGAGGTCAAATTATAAATATTGAAGATAATGTATTTGATGCATATATTAAACTAAGAGAAATTGTAGATAAAAATTATATACAAAATATAAAAATTAAAAAAAGCGATATAAAAGGAAGCAAAATAATTGAATCTTTATTTCATGACTTGGTCAAAAATTTTGATATACTACCACAGGAATATCAGATTAACAGCTTGGTTAAAAACTTTCAAGTGTTCCCACAAAAATATCAAAAAATATCAAAAATTAGCAACAATATAATAGATTTTATGTGGTATTTCAACAAAAGACAAAAATGTGAAAATGTAGAAAAAAAGAAGAGGGCTGCTCACTATATATCAACCATGTCAGATGATTATGCTAGAAAATTGTATTTGCATTTAAATTCATTAATTGACAACTTTGAAATTTGAAATATTGGAGTGGATTATGAAAGAATTATTAAAAGATGAAAAATTATTTAAAATAGTAAAATCAAACTATGGAAATATTGCTCAATTTATAAGCATAGATCCAAATAATAATACTCAGGTAAAACTAGCTATTATCAATGGTTATAATCATTACAAATTTCAAAGTATAAAAGAGGCGATACTTCTATTGATAGATTCATCTAGAAGTAAAAAAGTTAATATTCGTAGTTTTACTAAAGAGAGCTTAAAAGGGCACAGTTTGTATTATGGCAAAAGCAAAGAGGATATAGATGAAATTTTGCATATTATTAAAAATAATGCATCAGAAGGCAAATACTCGATAATAAATGAGAACATTGATGTTATGGATGGCGGAGTTTCTGGGGTTGTGCTTGGTAATATAGTAGAATTTTCTCCTGATGATACTCCAAAGTGTGTTGATAAAGATGGGGTTTGCAGACTAAATAAGCAATTGGCTTATAGCTTAATACATACAATATATGGTTTTACTCCAAATATAAATTTCTCAAAAGAGTACAGAGTAGAATTTAGTATTCATCCAAACAGGGAGGGTGTTAACAAGGATCATACTATTATTTGGGAATATGAAAAATGTAAAATATATAATTACGACGAAAAAATTATTTGGCCAAATAATTTTTCTAAATTTATAGGCGATAAAGTTTTTGGTCTTTTGATAGCAAGCTATCTTGGCTTTAACGTTCCTTATACTACCGTCATTTCTAGGAGAGTTGCCCCTTTTTCTTTTGGCAAAAAAACCGGATTGCATGAAAAGTGGCTGAGGACCTGTCCTATTGTAAAAGAGCCTGGAAAATATACGACAAGCAGTACTTGGTCCGATCCTTTTTTCTTAATGCTTGATGAAGAGAAAAAAGGCAATGAGGATGTAAATATAGCCAGCATTATTTCACAGGATAGCGTTAATGCCAAATACTCTGGGGCCTGCATAATAGAAAAAGATAGGAATGAAGATATTATTGAAGGTGTTATAGGTAAAGGAGATGCATTTATGATAGGCTCTGATTCTTACGATAATCTACCTAGCAATGTATTAAATAGGGTTGCCGAAGTAAACAATAAGATTAGAAGCAATATGCATATTTTGGGTGATCAAATTTCAATAGAATGGGTCTATGATGGAGATAAAGTTTGGGTAGTTCAGCTTAATCAGCTTCAAAGCAAAGCATCGTTTGATAGCCATACTATAGTAGATGGTATGGCAAAAAAATTTATTGATTTTGATGTGAAAAAGGGCCTGGAGGAATTAAGGGCTTTAATTGTCAGTGTAAAAGATAAAGATATAGGCATAAGACTTATTGGCAAAGTGGGTATCACAAGTCATTTTGGGGATGTATTAAGACAAAATAATATACCCTCTTATATTATAAACGAGTAGCATAGAGTGTGCTAAATTTTTAAGTGCATTGTTTTGAATATTGAAAATTTGTCTGAGTGACATTAAAGCGAATAATAAAAGCGTAATGATGCCTAAGAATAATGAAATGTAATCAAATATCTTAGTGTTTTAAAATGCTATTTTGGCATGTTGTGCTGTTAAGTCTTTCTTATTAAAACAATCACTTCTAGCCATGCCGCCTTCACCCAACCACAAACACCTCCTTATTTTTTATCTCCATTATCGATAACTTATCAAAGAATACGGCTCCTACATCCATAGAGTAGCAGTTATTCTCTCTTACTTTTATCTTATTGTCTCTATTTGGAGTATGCCCGTAGTATATCTCTTTGCCTGTATTATTCATTAACCAAAAAGGACTTCTACTCCACATTAGATGCTCAGGATCTTGTTTGGTTTCATCTAAGCTGGGGTTATAATAAGCATGAACAAATATATAGCTCTTTGAGCTTATCATATGAGGCATTGTTTTTAAGTAGCTTATTAACCATTTTAGATCTTTAACGGTTAAATTTCTATATTCTATCGATTTAACAGTCTTATATCCTCCGTTATTTACCCACTGCATAGTCATACTTCCTCGTAAAAGATAGTGATTTAAAAACATATACTCATGATTGCCCATTATATGCTTTATATTATATCCATCTTTTATCATCTCGGTATATCTTATATATAGCCCTATTGAGTCCTTGCCTCTATCGCAGCTATCTCCAAGAATGATTACTAGATCATCCTTGGTTAAGGATATCTTTTTAATCATCTCATCAAATAGATGAAGTGAGCCGTGTAGATCTCCAAACACAAATATTTTTTATATCTATCTTCATCTATATATTCTATTCTTAGCTTATCGTTCATTATTTGCCCTTAATATCTCTCTTATCTTTATCTCTCTATTAGCTATTGTATCGTTAGTACTAAACTTCTTATCGGCTTGATGTTCAAACGGAGGCAGATCTTTTGTATAGGATATTACATCTCTTAGATGAAGTATCTTGCCATGTAAATCATATCCTACATTTAAAGCTCTACCTTTTAAAGGCGAAACGCTATCATGAACATGTCCATATAATAAAATAGATCCGTGATGCCCCGCATTCCACTCTAGTATAGGATAGTGAAACAGCACTAGCCTATAACTATCATCTTTAAATTTTAAAGCTAGCTCTTTATAATCCAATATATCCTCAAATAGTCTGTTGCCGTCAAATTTACTCATCTTTAAAAGCTCATCCCTATGATCCTTAATTAACTCATCGTGATTGCCTAAGATTAGAGTATGCTTACCGTTTAATCTCTTTGAAATAGATATTGTCTTTTCAATATCCCTATAAAAAGAAAAATCACCTAAATTATAAATCTCATCATTTACACCTACCGTATAGTTCCATAGCTCAATTAATCTATGATCCATCTCATCGACCGACCTAAAATTCCTAAAGCAAGGGCAGAAATTTAACACGCTCTTATGCCCGAAATGAAGATCGGACGTAAAAAATATGTTACTGCTGCTCATAACCGTTTCCTTCAAGGATCAAAGCAAAGCCGTATGCATATATATTATATATATGCAACTAAATCCTTTAATTTTTATAATATAAATTTGTGTGGAAGTTTTTATTTGTGTGTAGATATAAAGGCAGGATTGATTTTACATCTACCAATATTATCTATAGCTTAAATTTCTTTAAATTTCCACTACCTTGGTTTATAGTTTGTAGTTTCGGACATACTTTTAGTTTTATAGCCGAATGAATTAACTACTACCCTTATTTTTCGCTATTATGTAGCAAATGCACAAGACTTTCATAATAAAAGAGGCTAAGATTCCGGTATAGCTTTAATTAAATAATAGACATTTCTTTTTAAGCTATAAAAACATCTGCTTTAAAGGATTTGTTATGGCAGTTCTTGAAAAGCTAGGAGCGAAGCGAGTAGAACTCACGTAATATCAGCTCTTGTATCTAAACATTCTGAAATAAAAGGAAATATCGAATATTATAAATCAATCATCTCAAATTTACAATCTGAGCTTGAGACTATTAATAAAGCCATTATAATATTTGATCCAAACTATAATATAAATGAGATAAAAACTAAAAACATTACTAATAATAGACGTTTCTCTCGTGGAGAGCTTAGTAAAAAGATAATAGAGTGTATAAAAGAAAAACCTAGCAACGTTAAAGAGATAACTGATTATGTATCAATTGGCAGTAATAAAAGCAGTAAAGAGATAGTGGAGTATAGAAAGAATATCTATTCTGCAATAAGAAACATGGAAATGAGAAATATTTTAAACTCTTTTGAAGTAGATGGAATTAAACACTATAAAATATCTTAAGCTCCAAGCCTTTCAGCTACTCTCTTATTACCCTGCCAATATCCACAAAATTCATTAGATACTGAGTTGTTTGCCAAACATCTTGATAAAATGTCATCCATTATAGATCTATTATCTAGCCTTCTGGTATCTTCTCTATATGCTATCTCATTAGCATAGTTTGAAAGATAAAGAACGCCTATTCTATGAAGCTGTCCATACTGCATACGTCTAAATCTTGAGTTAAAGCTTTCTGATTGATTATTATTTTCTCCATTTACTCCGCTATACTCTATTTGATGATTTACTCTTTTTAGATTGTAATGAGCTAATAAATCATCATAAGCTGAGTTCTCGTCAGTATGGATTTGAGAGTTTAAGGCAATGTTTGCCTTTGCTATCTTGTTTATATCACTATTGTTCTCACTTTTTAATATAAAAGTCTTTGTTTTACTTGCACCTTTGCCTTGTAAATTTCTTTCTCTTAAAGAGATAATTACTCTTTTGTTAGGTTTAAAAGCTTTACGTCTATCTATTCTATCATTTATATTATTAGCAGGTCTTATATGGTTTCCGACATATACTCCATCCATTTCAACTACGCCTTGAAATTTCTCATTAGGTTTATGTTCCATAAGGCTTTCTCTAATCTTATGAGATAAAACCCAAGCGGTCTTATACTGAACATCTAAATCTCTACTAAGCTGAAGTGATGAAATGCCTTTAGTAGCATTGGTAAATATCACAATAGCTAATAGTATTGTTTTAAAGTCTAACTTATGAGAGTGGAATATTGTTCCGCTAGTAACGCTAAAAGTATGAAAGCAATCCTTACAGCGATATTGTAATCTACCCTCTATAAAATAATGACTATTTGCACTTCCACAACTTGGGCATATTGGCTCACCTTTATTATCACTCCATCTTATCGATTTAAAATACTCATAGCAATCCTTCTCATTCATAGAAGCTATCTTTTTAACCGATACCGTTCTAGCTTTAGATGAGAGGAGGAAGTGTTGCATTTTAAATCCTTTATATTTTTATTGATAAATTATACATAAAGATGTATTAAATTTAACTTAAAATTAGATATATTTACATCTTAATTTAAAATAAATATATCTTAATCAGATATTTATATATAAATAAATTAAATTTGAATTAAGAAAAATTTGCTATAATTAAAATATGGAACTAAATGATTTAATAAATAGAATTCACAAGCTCATAGAAGCAAAAGAGATTAAAACAATATCTCAAGCACAAATGGCTAAACGCATCGGTGTTCAGCATAGAACTTATGTGGAGTATTCTCGTGGCAAGAATAAGCCGTTAGCCATGAAAGCGTTATTGAATATGCTAAATGAGTTAGATGATGATGAGATTGTGAAAGTTGTGAGAGAGTGGAATAAACAAAAAAATATATTTTAGACTGGATTTTATGAAAAAATTTACTTTTATTGACCTTTTTGCCGGTATAGGTGGAATTAGATTAGGTTTTGAATCAGTTGGTGGACGTTGCGTTTTTTCGTCTGAATTTGATGCTGATGCTTGTAAAACATATCAAGCTAATTTTGGAGAGTATCCTTCTGGAGATATTACAAAAATTAATGCGAAAAATATACCCGACTTTGACATATTATTAGGTGGATTTCCTTGTCAAGCCTTTTCAATAATTGGAAAAAAAGAAGGTTTTAACAATGAGACTTGCGGAACCCTATTTTTTGAGATAGAAAGAATCCTAAAAGAAAAAAAACCAAAGGCATTTATGTTAGAAAATGTCAAAAATCTTACGGCACATGACAACGGAAATACTTTTAAAATAATAATAAAACATTTAGAAGCATTAGGATATAATGTGCATTCAAAAGTTTTAAATGCTCTTGATTTTGGGGTTCCACAAAAAAGAGAAAGAATTATAATTGTCGGTTTTTTGGATAATGTAAAATTTGAGTTTCCTACCCCTATCTGTGTATCAAAAAGAAAAAAAATAGGGGATATTTTGGAAAAAAACGTAGACAAAAAATATTATGTAAAAGATGAAATAAAAAATAGCAGATTACAGCGTTTAAAAAATAAGAATTATCCAAAACCTTATATATCACACGAAAATATGGCTGGTTCTATAACCCCTCATCCATACTCTTCAGCATTACGTGCAGGTGCTTCTGCTAATTACATTTTAATAAATGATGAAAGAAGGCCTACAGAAAGAGAAATGCTTAGACTACAAGGCTTTCCGGAAAACTTTAAAATAGTAGTTCCATATGGAAAAATAAAAAAACAATGTGGTAATTCAGTAGCCGTTCCTGTCATAAGGGCGGTGGCAGCAAATATGTTAAATGCCATTAAAGGGTTAAAATGACAAAACCCGATAATGATATAGCTTCGGCAAAAACATCACTTGATAATTTAATTAAAAAATCAAGAATCCTTTTTTATAAGCCGATACAGATTGCAGAGATACTTTTTAAACATAGAACAGGTGCCGAAAAATTAAATCTATCAAACTTAGCAGAATATAGAATACAAAGCAAGCAGTGGAGAGATGTTGTTTGTAGCAAATTATTAAAACGAATATGTACTAGTAGTGCAAGATTTCAAGACGACCTTTTTAATAATAATGCGATTCCGCCAAAAATACTAAAAATTCTTGGAGATGAAAATATTAGAACAAAAGGGGCAGTAGAAGCATATATTTATAGTAATTTTGTAGAAAGATACAACCAACTTTCAGAAGCATTAATATACTGCACGCAAACCAAAACACAAGATTTTGACGTGAAATCATTCATTGATTCGTTTTGGAGAGAACCCGGGTTAAAGAGAAGTATTGACAAGATTTACGAAATAGTGGTGTACGCCTTATTTTCAACCCTAGTAGATATTTTAAATTTAAAAGTTACAGTGTCAGTTGATGAAAATAGCGAATACATTATAGAAGAATTTGAAGATTTTACTAAAAAAGTTATGCGAATAGATTTTGACAATAGGCAATATATTAAAGAGGCTAAATTTTATCGAGTGGGGATCACTAACGCCGCCGACAGAGGGCT
This Campylobacter sp. RM16192 DNA region includes the following protein-coding sequences:
- the dgt gene encoding dGTP triphosphohydrolase, whose product is MSRKLKKGNRLEKEANQLMSKYAYKHNLDKKDKEEETYRTCLRRQRDKILYSGGFRRLQGKAQVMPTHKLGDHRTRLTHTLEVEQIAISVADALGLNKDLVSAIALGHDVGHTPFGHAGEKILNELLKDCGGFYHPIQSVKYLWEKYGDKISYVVYEGILKHDSDMYCIEKDKKENIVKNHFIPISNKKIQTSLNEKKDNFLEAELCTPPSTLEAQVVIWADKIAYITHDFEDFQKTELYADIAKSHPDVKNDIEKAIVNITGKNMDIFQTRDLVRPLTTSLIKQSFNNLNSMEIENIKNETYKKILEKEKNIETKDKKKRKRKAYLRGQIINIEDNVFDAYIKLREIVDKNYIQNIKIKKSDIKGSKIIESLFHDLVKNFDILPQEYQINSLVKNFQVFPQKYQKISKISNNIIDFMWYFNKRQKCENVEKKKRAAHYISTMSDDYARKLYLHLNSLIDNFEI
- a CDS encoding metallophosphoesterase family protein, which translates into the protein MFGDLHGSLHLFDEMIKKISLTKDDLVIILGDSCDRGKDSIGLYIRYTEMIKDGYNIKHIMGNHEYMFLNHYLLRGSMTMQWVNNGGYKTVKSIEYRNLTVKDLKWLISYLKTMPHMISSKSYIFVHAYYNPSLDETKQDPEHLMWSRSPFWLMNNTGKEIYYGHTPNRDNKIKVRENNCYSMDVGAVFFDKLSIMEIKNKEVFVVG
- a CDS encoding phosphoesterase codes for the protein MSSSNIFFTSDLHFGHKSVLNFCPCFRNFRSVDEMDHRLIELWNYTVGVNDEIYNLGDFSFYRDIEKTISISKRLNGKHTLILGNHDELIKDHRDELLKMSKFDGNRLFEDILDYKELALKFKDDSYRLVLFHYPILEWNAGHHGSILLYGHVHDSVSPLKGRALNVGYDLHGKILHLRDVISYTKDLPPFEHQADKKFSTNDTIANREIKIREILRANNER
- a CDS encoding IS1595 family transposase is translated as MQHFLLSSKARTVSVKKIASMNEKDCYEYFKSIRWSDNKGEPICPSCGSANSHYFIEGRLQYRCKDCFHTFSVTSGTIFHSHKLDFKTILLAIVIFTNATKGISSLQLSRDLDVQYKTAWVLSHKIRESLMEHKPNEKFQGVVEMDGVYVGNHIRPANNINDRIDRRKAFKPNKRVIISLRERNLQGKGASKTKTFILKSENNSDINKIAKANIALNSQIHTDENSAYDDLLAHYNLKRVNHQIEYSGVNGENNNQSESFNSRFRRMQYGQLHRIGVLYLSNYANEIAYREDTRRLDNRSIMDDILSRCLANNSVSNEFCGYWQGNKRVAERLGA
- a CDS encoding XRE family transcriptional regulator; translation: MELNDLINRIHKLIEAKEIKTISQAQMAKRIGVQHRTYVEYSRGKNKPLAMKALLNMLNELDDDEIVKVVREWNKQKNIF
- a CDS encoding DNA cytosine methyltransferase; translated protein: MKKFTFIDLFAGIGGIRLGFESVGGRCVFSSEFDADACKTYQANFGEYPSGDITKINAKNIPDFDILLGGFPCQAFSIIGKKEGFNNETCGTLFFEIERILKEKKPKAFMLENVKNLTAHDNGNTFKIIIKHLEALGYNVHSKVLNALDFGVPQKRERIIIVGFLDNVKFEFPTPICVSKRKKIGDILEKNVDKKYYVKDEIKNSRLQRLKNKNYPKPYISHENMAGSITPHPYSSALRAGASANYILINDERRPTEREMLRLQGFPENFKIVVPYGKIKKQCGNSVAVPVIRAVAANMLNAIKGLK
- a CDS encoding HaeII family restriction endonuclease, which codes for MTKPDNDIASAKTSLDNLIKKSRILFYKPIQIAEILFKHRTGAEKLNLSNLAEYRIQSKQWRDVVCSKLLKRICTSSARFQDDLFNNNAIPPKILKILGDENIRTKGAVEAYIYSNFVERYNQLSEALIYCTQTKTQDFDVKSFIDSFWREPGLKRSIDKIYEIVVYALFSTLVDILNLKVTVSVDENSEYIIEEFEDFTKKVMRIDFDNRQYIKEAKFYRVGITNAADRGLDMYSSWGVAVQIKHLTLDVELAENIVGGISSDNVVIVCKDADEEIILSILTQMGWGNRVQDIVTEKDIVDWYEKALRGKFSTEMGDKLLNYLREEIKAEFPSVDGLPEILTSRHYEKIKDDFWKNNF